One segment of Phaeacidiphilus oryzae TH49 DNA contains the following:
- a CDS encoding GNAT family N-acetyltransferase translates to MTTTLRPTEPERPLTGGGRTRHYAICVNGTPVGGVRFTLPAGERTGRIEELEVRADARRRGRGTTALLAGEEILRSWGCRRAEAVIPAEAEDALRLAAELGYWPLARRMAKHLTGGGAEAAATPLPEGCVLRPIGAAEFPDWYADRSRRYAEELQRSGLGADEARRRSETLMAAYFAGGADTPGTVLSRLTVDGEPGGELWIRLDHTRHPDGRRLAWITYVEVAEGLRGRGLGRALLLQAEREVLAAGGRDLGLNVAEENAAARGLYRTLGYADYAISVGKPL, encoded by the coding sequence ATGACCACCACCCTGCGCCCCACCGAACCGGAGCGGCCGCTGACCGGCGGCGGCCGCACCCGGCACTACGCGATCTGCGTCAACGGCACCCCCGTGGGCGGGGTCCGGTTCACCCTGCCGGCGGGGGAGCGGACCGGCCGGATCGAGGAGCTGGAGGTGCGGGCGGACGCCCGCCGCCGCGGCCGGGGCACCACGGCCCTCCTCGCGGGCGAGGAGATCCTCCGCTCCTGGGGCTGCCGGCGGGCGGAGGCGGTGATCCCCGCGGAGGCCGAGGACGCCCTCCGGCTCGCCGCCGAACTCGGCTACTGGCCGCTCGCCCGCCGGATGGCGAAGCATCTGACCGGCGGCGGAGCCGAAGCCGCAGCCACCCCGCTGCCCGAGGGCTGCGTGCTGCGCCCGATCGGCGCCGCCGAGTTCCCCGACTGGTACGCGGACCGCAGCCGCCGCTACGCGGAGGAGCTCCAGCGCTCCGGCCTCGGCGCGGACGAGGCCCGGCGCCGCTCCGAGACCCTGATGGCCGCCTACTTCGCCGGGGGCGCGGACACCCCCGGCACGGTCCTCTCCCGTCTGACGGTGGACGGCGAACCGGGCGGCGAGCTGTGGATCCGCCTGGACCACACCCGCCACCCGGACGGCCGCCGCCTCGCCTGGATCACCTACGTCGAGGTGGCCGAAGGGCTGCGCGGCCGGGGGCTGGGCCGCGCCCTGCTGCTCCAGGCCGAACGCGAGGTGCTCGCCGCCGGCGGCCGGGATCTGGGGCTCAACGTCGCCGAGGAGAACGCCGCGGCCCGCGGCCTCTACCGCACCCTCGGCTACGCCGACTACGCGATCTCGGTGGGTAAGCCGCTCTAG
- a CDS encoding chorismate-binding protein, with product MEELPPLARFGRWSATGLLEVTDDPSVLDSEGWWAVVADFEGRLVCARFADVREDPAGAAPPDGRSWRGPARDAWRSSLDQGAYTAGVRRIREYIAAGTVYQANLCRVLSAPLPDEGAGGGRVDVDALTGLLARGNPAPYAGTVRLPAHGVEVATASPELFLRRDGGRVESGPIKGTGRTEQDLLEKDHAENVMIVDLVRNDLGRVCRTGTVTVPELCVVEKHPGLVHLVSTVAGELSPGAGWPELLAAAFPPGSVTGAPKASALRIIRELETAPRGPYCGAVGWVDADRGIAELAVGIRTFWYDRPAGELRFGTGAGITWGSDPEGEWRETELKASRLLAIASAPQ from the coding sequence GTGGAAGAACTACCCCCCCTCGCGAGGTTCGGCCGGTGGTCCGCCACCGGCCTCCTCGAGGTGACCGACGACCCGTCAGTTCTGGACTCCGAGGGCTGGTGGGCGGTGGTCGCCGACTTCGAGGGCCGCCTGGTCTGCGCCCGCTTCGCGGACGTGCGGGAGGACCCCGCGGGCGCCGCCCCGCCGGACGGCCGCTCCTGGCGCGGCCCGGCCCGCGACGCCTGGCGCAGCTCGCTGGACCAGGGGGCGTACACCGCGGGCGTGCGCCGGATCCGCGAGTACATCGCGGCCGGCACCGTCTACCAGGCGAACCTCTGCCGGGTGCTCTCCGCGCCGCTCCCGGACGAGGGCGCCGGCGGCGGCCGGGTGGACGTGGACGCCCTGACCGGGCTGCTGGCCCGAGGCAACCCGGCCCCCTACGCCGGCACCGTCCGCCTCCCCGCGCACGGGGTCGAGGTGGCCACCGCGTCCCCCGAGCTCTTCCTCCGCCGGGACGGCGGCCGGGTGGAGTCGGGCCCGATCAAGGGCACCGGTCGCACCGAGCAGGACCTGCTGGAGAAGGACCATGCCGAGAACGTGATGATCGTCGACCTGGTCCGCAACGACCTCGGCCGGGTCTGCCGCACCGGCACGGTCACCGTCCCCGAGCTCTGCGTCGTCGAGAAGCACCCGGGTCTGGTGCACCTGGTCTCCACGGTCGCCGGCGAGCTCAGCCCCGGCGCCGGCTGGCCCGAGCTGCTCGCCGCCGCCTTCCCGCCCGGCTCGGTCACCGGCGCCCCCAAGGCCAGCGCCCTGCGGATCATCCGCGAGCTGGAGACCGCCCCCCGCGGCCCGTACTGCGGGGCCGTCGGCTGGGTGGACGCCGACCGCGGGATCGCCGAACTCGCCGTCGGCATCCGGACGTTCTGGTACGACCGGCCGGCCGGCGAGCTCCGCTTCGGCACCGGAGCCGGCATCACCTGGGGTTCCGACCCGGAAGGCGAGTGGCGGGAGACCGAGCTGAAGGCCTCCAGACTGCTCGCGATAGCGTCGGCCCCGCAGTGA
- a CDS encoding CGNR zinc finger domain-containing protein, producing MLITHDTRCALGMLVELLNTAPDARGGAEGLPDPPALREFVARQEISEVGPIRECDVTAVRELRERFRAIFAAPTTREAAELLNALVASAGTTPRLTDHDGHDWHMHYFAPGAGLAEHLAADGGMALGFILVAGERERLRQCAAPGCARVFVDLSRNRSRRYCSSRTCGNRLHVAAYRARRREAARVS from the coding sequence GTGCTGATCACTCACGACACCCGATGCGCCCTCGGCATGCTCGTGGAGCTGCTGAACACCGCCCCGGACGCGCGGGGCGGGGCGGAGGGCCTGCCGGACCCCCCGGCGCTCCGGGAGTTCGTCGCCCGCCAGGAGATCAGCGAGGTGGGCCCGATACGGGAGTGCGACGTCACGGCGGTGCGCGAACTGCGCGAGCGCTTCCGGGCGATCTTCGCGGCGCCGACCACCCGGGAGGCCGCCGAGCTGCTCAACGCCCTGGTCGCCTCGGCCGGGACGACGCCCCGGCTGACCGATCACGACGGGCACGACTGGCATATGCACTACTTCGCCCCGGGGGCCGGCCTGGCCGAGCACCTGGCGGCGGACGGCGGGATGGCCCTGGGCTTCATCCTCGTGGCGGGCGAGCGGGAGCGGCTGCGGCAGTGCGCGGCGCCCGGCTGCGCGCGGGTCTTCGTCGACCTCTCGCGGAACCGCTCCCGGCGCTACTGCTCCAGCCGGACCTGCGGGAACCGGCTGCATGTGGCCGCCTACCGGGCACGGCGGCGGGAGGCCGCGCGGGTCTCCTGA
- a CDS encoding aminotransferase class IV, whose translation MRIWINGELREQDSASVSALDHGLTVGDGVFETVKAEDGRPFALTRHLHRLERSARGLGLPAPDLDRVREACAAVLEANPLPLGRLRITYTGGLSPLGSDRGDSAPTLVVALGEAAHRPDSTAVITVPWTRNEHSAIAGLKTTSYAENVVALARAHEQGASEALFANTAGRLCEGTGTNVFVVLGGRLLTPALASGCLAGITRGLVVEWLGAEEADLPFDVLGQAEEVFLTSSLRDVQPVHRLDERRLPGTAGAMAVKAVEVFAERSSADRDPV comes from the coding sequence ATGCGGATCTGGATCAACGGTGAGCTGCGGGAACAGGACTCCGCCTCCGTCTCCGCGCTCGACCACGGGCTGACCGTGGGCGACGGCGTCTTCGAGACGGTCAAGGCCGAGGACGGCCGGCCCTTCGCCCTGACCAGGCACCTCCACCGCCTGGAGCGCTCGGCCCGCGGCCTGGGCCTGCCGGCCCCCGACCTGGACCGGGTGCGCGAGGCCTGTGCGGCCGTCCTGGAGGCCAACCCGCTGCCCCTCGGCCGGCTCAGGATCACCTACACCGGCGGCCTCTCCCCGCTCGGCTCGGACCGCGGGGACTCCGCCCCGACCCTGGTGGTCGCCCTGGGCGAGGCCGCCCACCGTCCGGACAGCACCGCGGTGATCACCGTCCCGTGGACCCGCAACGAGCACAGCGCCATCGCCGGGCTCAAGACCACCTCCTACGCGGAGAACGTGGTCGCCCTGGCCCGCGCCCACGAGCAGGGCGCCAGCGAGGCGCTCTTCGCCAACACCGCGGGCCGGCTCTGCGAGGGCACCGGCACCAACGTCTTCGTCGTCCTCGGCGGCCGGCTGCTCACCCCCGCGCTGGCCTCCGGCTGCCTGGCCGGCATCACCCGCGGGCTGGTCGTGGAGTGGCTCGGCGCGGAGGAGGCCGACCTGCCCTTCGACGTCCTCGGCCAGGCCGAGGAGGTCTTCCTGACCTCCTCGCTGCGCGACGTCCAGCCGGTCCACCGGCTCGACGAGCGGCGGCTGCCCGGCACCGCGGGCGCGATGGCGGTGAAGGCCGTCGAGGTCTTCGCCGAGCGCAGCTCCGCCGACCGCGACCCGGTCTGA
- a CDS encoding SsgA family sporulation/cell division regulator: MNTTVSCELHLRLIVSSESSLPVPAGLRYDTADPYAVHATFHTGADETVEWVFARDLLAEGLHRPTGTGDVRVWPSRSHGQGVVCIALSSPEGEALLEAPARALESFLKRTDAAVPPGTEHRHFDLDRELSHILAEN, translated from the coding sequence ATGAACACCACGGTCAGCTGCGAGCTGCACCTGCGCCTCATCGTGTCGAGCGAATCGTCCCTGCCCGTTCCCGCGGGCCTGCGCTACGACACGGCCGACCCCTATGCGGTGCATGCGACCTTCCACACCGGTGCGGACGAAACCGTCGAGTGGGTGTTCGCCCGCGATCTCCTGGCCGAGGGACTGCACCGGCCGACCGGAACCGGCGACGTCCGGGTCTGGCCGTCCCGCAGTCACGGCCAGGGAGTCGTCTGCATCGCGCTGAGCTCCCCGGAGGGCGAGGCACTGCTGGAGGCGCCGGCGCGGGCGCTGGAATCCTTCCTCAAGAGGACTGATGCCGCGGTACCACCCGGCACCGAGCACCGTCACTTCGACCTGGACCGCGAGCTCTCGCACATCCTTGCCGAGAACTGA
- a CDS encoding exonuclease domain-containing protein, giving the protein MAEGPLTTEIPHQSAAWFDGPLAAFDTETTGVDVERDRVVSAALVTQSAPDAPTAARCWLVDPGVPIPAQATAVHGITDAQVRSRGHAPGLALHDLARALAGTARTGTPLVVMNAPYDLTLMDRELRRHRGVPLSAYTDDAPLLVLDPRVLDKHLDRYRRGRRTLTDLCAHYGVSLEGAHDAAADATASLLLVREIGRRFAGRIGELNAAELHLRQAVWHAAQARGLEAWFSRSGNPERVDPAWPLRTELPEAA; this is encoded by the coding sequence ATGGCCGAGGGGCCCCTGACGACGGAGATCCCCCACCAGTCCGCCGCGTGGTTCGACGGGCCGCTGGCGGCGTTCGACACCGAGACCACCGGCGTGGACGTGGAGCGGGACCGGGTGGTCTCGGCCGCGCTGGTCACCCAGTCCGCGCCGGACGCGCCCACCGCGGCCCGCTGCTGGCTGGTGGACCCGGGCGTCCCGATCCCCGCCCAGGCCACCGCGGTGCACGGGATCACCGACGCCCAGGTCCGCAGCCGCGGCCACGCCCCGGGTCTGGCCCTCCACGATCTCGCCCGGGCGCTGGCCGGCACGGCCCGCACCGGCACCCCGCTGGTGGTGATGAACGCCCCGTACGACCTGACGCTGATGGACCGCGAGCTGCGCAGGCACCGCGGCGTCCCGCTCTCCGCGTACACCGACGACGCGCCCCTGCTGGTGCTCGACCCCCGGGTGCTGGACAAGCATCTGGACCGCTACCGGCGCGGCCGCCGCACCCTCACCGACCTCTGCGCCCACTACGGGGTCAGCCTGGAGGGCGCCCACGACGCGGCGGCCGACGCCACCGCCTCGCTGCTGCTGGTCCGCGAGATAGGACGGCGATTCGCCGGGCGGATAGGCGAGTTGAACGCCGCCGAGCTGCATCTGCGGCAGGCCGTCTGGCATGCGGCGCAGGCTCGCGGGCTGGAGGCCTGGTTCTCCCGCAGCGGCAACCCGGAGCGGGTGGACCCGGCCTGGCCGCTGCGCACGGAGCTGCCCGAGGCGGCCTGA
- a CDS encoding VOC family protein encodes MHLDLETDDVEAEVRRLKALGATRRDHQHERGYDFWVLRGPWGNEFCVLQTEFPDLLARRPPWS; translated from the coding sequence ATGCACCTCGACCTTGAGACTGACGATGTGGAAGCCGAAGTCCGGAGGCTCAAAGCGCTCGGAGCTACCCGCAGGGACCATCAGCACGAGCGCGGGTATGACTTCTGGGTCCTGCGCGGCCCGTGGGGTAACGAGTTCTGCGTCCTGCAAACCGAGTTCCCAGACCTTTTGGCGCGGCGTCCCCCCTGGTCATGA
- a CDS encoding DsbA family protein → MSESSEPSSPRVEWWCELQCPDCRDSLADLRALRAEGVEIVPRHFPLSKHKHAFAAAQAVEEAFVQGHGWAFVEAVLDRVGELDRRGEKLLLEVAEKLGMDAEELDTALIDGRHILVVDADQAEGQAIGVKGTPSYVVAGKVLDGSKDQSGLRERIEELLGSRGRKG, encoded by the coding sequence ATGAGTGAGAGTTCCGAACCTTCCTCCCCCCGCGTCGAGTGGTGGTGCGAGCTGCAGTGCCCGGACTGCCGCGACTCGCTGGCCGACCTGCGCGCGCTGCGCGCCGAGGGCGTGGAGATCGTCCCGCGGCATTTCCCGCTGTCCAAGCACAAGCACGCCTTCGCGGCGGCGCAGGCCGTCGAGGAGGCCTTCGTCCAGGGGCACGGCTGGGCCTTCGTCGAGGCCGTCCTCGACCGGGTCGGCGAGCTGGACAGGCGGGGCGAGAAGCTGCTGCTGGAGGTGGCGGAGAAGCTCGGGATGGACGCCGAGGAGCTGGACACCGCGCTGATCGACGGGCGGCACATCCTGGTGGTCGACGCCGACCAGGCCGAGGGGCAGGCGATCGGTGTGAAGGGCACGCCGAGCTACGTGGTGGCCGGGAAGGTGCTGGACGGCAGCAAGGACCAGTCGGGGCTGCGGGAGCGGATCGAGGAGCTGCTGGGCTCCCGGGGCCGGAAGGGCTAG